The Lewinellaceae bacterium nucleotide sequence GGCTTTTGAATTGAGGGACCTCAAATTGCCAAAACCAGGAAACCTGGAAGTAAGCATTGAAGTCGAAGGATTCGGTTTGAATTTTGCGGATGTAACGGCACGGCTGGGCCTTTACCGCGACTGCCCGCCTCTGCCGGCAGTAGTGGGTTATGAAGTAGTAGGCCGAATAACTGAAACGGGAGCCGATGTAAAAAATGTCAAAACAGGAGATCGGGTTATTGCCTTCACCCGTTTCGGCGGATATGCCACTCATGTGGTGACCGATGCCCGGGGCGTAGCCAAAATAGGAGAAGAATATCCTGTCGGAAAAGCTCTTGCCCTCGGGGTTCAATATACTACCGCGTATTTTTCGGCAGAGATCGCCTCCAGTGTTTATCCGGGAGAAAAAGTGCTCATCCAGGCCGCTGCCGGAGGAGTGGGAACGGCCCTCGTGCAATTGTGCAAAACGAAAGGGTGCAAGATCTATGGAACAGCAGGGTCGGATGAAAAACTGGAATACCTGAAATTACATGGCGTGGATGTGCCCATCAATTACCGCACCCACGATTTCAGCCAGGTGATCGATGAAAAAATAGACGTGGTTTACGATTCCATCGGGGGCAGCACCTTCAAAAAGGGATTTAAGCTGCTGGGAGAAGGGGGACGAATGGTTTCCTATGGAGCCGCCTCTCAGCTGGAAGCCAGCAACTTTTTCGGCAAAGTTAAATTCGGCCTGTCTTTCGGTTTTTACCACCCGGTTCAGTTTATCATGAATTCAAAATCGCTCATTGGCGTAAACATGCTGCGCATAGCAGATCACAAAAAAGATTTACTGCAATATGCCATGGAGCAAGTCGCCCAACTGGCTGCGGAAGGGAAGATCGATCCTCATGTTGGAGGCCTCTATTCAGCAGATCAGCTGAATGAAGCGCACAGTGCCCTGGAAAACAGACTGACGATGGGGAAGATCGGGGTGGTTTGGTAGTGAAAGAGGAGAAAAGACAACATTTTATCTTTTTAATTGTTATTTTTGTATAAAATTGACGAAATACAAGATTAAATACAATGTTGCTAGAATTTAGATTTCAAAATTTCCGCTCCTTCCGGGATGAACAAAACTTCTCTATGCTGGCTGATGATCATAAAGATGAACAATTACAAAATACCTTTTATGACGATAGCAGCAAACTTTTGATCTTAAAATCTTCCATCATTTATGGTTCAAATGCCTCTGGAAAAAGCAACTTTATGAAGGCCATTCAGACATTTCGAATGATGATCCTGACTTCTGCCAATAATTCTCCCGGAGATTTTTTTGAAAAATACGAACCCTTTACTTTCAGCTTTGAATTTAATAAAGCACCCGTTCAATTTGAAGCCGATTTCTTAATTGAAGAAATAAAATACACCTATTCTTTCTCTTTTTCAGAGAGCAGGGTTGAACAAGAAAATCTGTATTATTATCCACAAAAAAGAAAGGCGCTGTTATTCAGCAGGGATCATCAAGATTTTGTTTTTGGAGATCATCTGAAGGGGCATAAATCCGTTGTAGCGGAATTAACCACAGAGAATCAACTTTTTTTATCTAAAGGAGCTCAAAATAATATTCCCCAATTAAAATCACTATATTCCTTTGTAAACCATGATTTTATGGCTATCCCATTCCTTGATTCATGGGTAGATAATTATTATTCGGATAGAATTGCAAAGGAATTGCTCAATGACAATAATGATGTCTTTATCCAAAATTTTAAAATATTGCTCCAGAGTTTTGACACGGGAATTATTGATTTCAGCGTAAAAGAAAGTGAGCTTCCGTGGGAGAAATATGAAATTTTTGCTGTGCATGATAATTTTGATGAAAATGATAATAATATCGGCTTTTCCGCTATGCCTTTGGCAGAGGAATCAACAGGCACTCAAAAATTATTTGTCCTTGGAGGCTTAGTCCTTAGGGCTTTAATGAATGGCCGCACCATTTTATTTGATGAGTTTGAAAGAAGCCTTCATCCTATTATCAGCCAATATATTATTCAATTATTTAACAATCCTGAAGTCAATACAAAAAACGCTCAACTAATTTTAGCGACACACGATACAAATCTATTAGGCAAAGAAAATAATTTACGGAGAGATCAAATCTGGATTGTAGAAAAGGATGAAAAAGGAAGATCTGAATTGTTTTCAGTTTCAGACATTGAAGGAATACGAAAAGATACTCCTTTTGAAAAGTGGTACTTATCAGGAAGATTCGGTGGAATTCCAGGAATTGAATCCCTTAATTTCAAACTAAATTTCCAAAACAACTTCAGCAAAATAAACGATTGATCTATGCCCCGGTCAAAAAGAAAAAAAAGAAAACTTATCCCTAGGATTCTTATAATGTGTGAAGGAGAAACGGAACGAAATTACTTCCAGGCGATAAAGGAGGATAAACAATTTAAAAGAAAACTTTCCGCATTAGTACCATATGTTGTCAAATCAAAACACCCTACTCCTGAAACAGTTGTACAAGAAGCGCTGAAAAAAGCAACCGAAGAAAAAATGCAAGGAAATGATTTTGAGAAAGTATGGGTAGTATTTGATCATGATAATTCTCCGAAAAGAAAAATTGCCTACAATGAAGCTTTGAAAAATAATTTTGACATTGCTTTTAGTGCAATTTCTTTTGAAGTATGGTTTCTAATTCATTTCCTTAAAACTTCCAAAAGTTTTAAAAATTCTAAAGAGGTTGTTGGATCCTTAAAAAAGTATTACCCAGAATACAAAAAAGCTTCAAATAATGATTTTGCTTTTTTAAAGAAATATCTTCAGACCGCTTTTAAAAATGCGGAATGGCTGCGAATTCAAAATTCTGCCTCACCACATCCAACAGATAGAACAATGTGGGTTGATGTAGATATACTCGTTCTAGAATTAATTACATAGTTTACAACAAAATCCCACAACCATCACAGGAAATGTCATTTTCAGAAATTTTGCTCCCACAATTGTAGCAAACAAGGGTTTTGGGTACCATATATTTAAATTCCGTCTTGCGATCCACCACCCTTTGATAGTCTCCTGAATCCACCCATTTATACAATTCTTTGGCGCGGTCGATGACCCACTGTTGTTCCCCGAACATGAGGCTGATGTATTTGATGGCCTTATTGTAATTGCCTGTATCAAAACCTTTAAACTGCCGGGCTTGTTTGGCAAAATGATTCGGATTAAAGGTGCCGTAATGCGTGGCGGGCAGTCCGGCTATTTTGGTGAGGGCTGATGTAGCGGCATCCACATTTTGACAAGCCAGTAAGCCAGCCCGGTCAGCCGTGTACTCCGCCATTCTTTTCCAGTTCATCAGGGCAATTTGCAAACCCATTGAAATAAGAGAACTCAATCCCAGGGTGACCCCGGAAAAAACATCACTCAACAAGGGTAGTACGGCCCCGATTTCATAATACAAAATATGCTTGCTCTTGATATGGCCGATTTCCCGTCCAATGATGAACATCATTTCTTCTTCAGAAAAACACTCAACACTTCCGTTGCTCAGGGATACAATGGGATGCTCCATGCCGGTGGTAAATCCCTGTAATTGATCATCACTTCGATAGATGTATACCTCCGGTTTCATGGTCAGGTACATGACCTCACAAACTTTTTCGAAAATGTCGAATAACCCGGGAAAACTTTCCGGAGTGACCTGAATATTGCTGCCCGTGATCTGGATGGTAAAGATCTTTTCAATGCCGTGCTCGTGGAACTTCCGGACCACCGTATCGATTCCACGGGTCGTCTGAAGCGCATCCAGGGCTTTTTTGTCGAGCGGATGCTCGTATTCACCGGGAGCGAGGTTGTGCAGGGTTTTGAATTCCATGTAGATGGATGTTTATATTTAGTTTCAGCAAGTTTCAAAGTGTAAAGATAAACAATCCCCGGCAACAAATTATTCGTGATCTTCCTCCCAGGCCCATAAAAAACGTGAGTTCATCCCGAATTTCATCTAATCAGATTAAATTCGGGATTTTTCTTTTACAAAAGAAATAAACCGCAAAATTTAGAAGTGTTTGGGTCGTGTGTTAGGTGTTTTGCGACAAAAAATGACTTTTTTCCAAAACCCAAACCTTTTGCCCACTCACTTTTACACCTGCCTTCCTGCGTCTGCAGGCAGGTTTTAAATTCCTTGTTTTACACCTGCCTTCCTGCGTCTGCAGGCAGGTTTTACATTTAAAAAATAATTCAAATAATCAAAAAATTTCTATTTCAGACAGTTTTTGAAAATTCGGGATGAACTCATGTTTGTCTTTTCCCTTTAGCCTTTTGTCTTTTCCCTTTAGCCTTTCTTAGGGTTTCATAAACTCTGCCGGGTCAACATACTCGCCGTTTTTGAGCACTTCGTAGTGCAGATGCGGGGCAGTAGAAGCGCCGGTATTGCCCACGGCTCCAATGATATCGCCTTTGTTGATCTTCTGACCATTTTTAACGTCAATTTTTGACAAATGGCAATAGGCGGTTTGGAATTCCTCATCGTGTTTGATGACAACCTTTAAACCATTGAGGCCATCAGTTTCAGCAAAGACAATAACGCCGGCACTGGTAGCTACAATAGCGGTTCCAATCGGCGCCTTGATATCAATACCGCGATGGAGCTTTTTCTCCTTGGAAAAAGGGTGTACTCTCATCCCATAATCACTGGTGACCTTAAAGTCTCCCTTCAACGGAGCGATACTCGGCGGGTCGTTTTGTATGGCTTGAGAAACAGAAATGCTAAAAAGCAAAGCAATGAGTGTAAGAACGGGTAATTTCTTCATGATCAGGTACTTATTTTTAATGGTTAACAATGTTTGACGTTCAATGGTCTCAAATTCGCCCTCCCCAAAATGACGAAAAGCGGCCTCCATGGCTTCGGGAAATGCCATGCCCATAGCCATGTTTTCTTCGGCCGCACAACATAAATGATCGAGTAATTCCTCCTGTAAGGGACGGTACTTTAGATGACTCTCTGAAAGCCTCTGCTCTACCAGGAGGGTCTGTAACGATGTTAGCTCTGACATTTTTCTGATTTTTTAATAATGGCTATCCCGTAATCGGGCTGATCTTTTTCGGACTGAGGATCAATTGCATCATTTTGACAAATTCCGCGAATTCCTGTACCTTAATGTTGGAGACCTGAGCACCTGAAGGCGTAAGGGAGTAATATTTTCGGACACGCTTTCCGATGCTCTCTTTTTCGGTGACCAGAAATCCTTCCGCTTCCAGTTTATGCAGTGTCGGATACAATGCCCCTTCTGTCAATTCAAGTTCACCATCAGTAAGCTCCCTGACGTGTCGGGTGATTTCATAACCGTACATGCGGCCGTTTTCTGCCAGGAGTTTTAATACGATGGTTTGTAAGGTGCCTTTGAGCAGTTCTTTTGATTGCATAATGCCTGTTTTATTATTACCTAAGACAAAGATACATAATATTCTTATGTATACAAATTTTTGACAAAAAAAATAACCGCAACTTATGTAAAGGAATCGCTGTGGGTACAAAATTTCTCTGTGACCACTGCGATTCCTTTGCGCACATTGCGGTTAAAAAAATTGAAAAAAGGTTACCTACTCCTATGGTCTTGTCTGTTTGCCAATAGAAATCATGTTGGCAAACAAACGAAACGCTCCCGGCACTCCTGCGGGCAATTCCCTGAAAAAGGAAAGTCCGGTATAGATGTAATATCCTTCGCCGTATTTAGCCACCAGCAAGCCTCCGTCTTTAGGATCTTCACCCGGATCGTTGGAAGACAGGATGGCGGTGTACTTTTCGTCCCATTTGTCGGGATAATAGAGGCCGTGTTCCTGGATCCAGCCTTTAAAGTCATCCGTAGTGATCTTGTTGGGGAAATTAAGCACTTCATGCTGCGGAGCAAGCAAGCGCATTTCAGCATCTTCCACCGTCACCCTGTCCCTTGACAATTCAAAAGGGTAAGGTCCCATTTCATTGGAAGGCACATTGGTACCCCGACTGGTATTGTACTGCACGATCAGGGTGCCCCCGTTTTTCACGTATTCGAGCAGTTTAGGATTTTGGAATTTTATCCGGTCATTGGTATTGTAGGCACGGATACCCACGATCACAGCATCAAATTTTTTGAGGTTTTCCGGCGTAATATCACCATCTTCCAGCATGGTCACATTATACCCAATTTGGTGCAAGGCGGTCGGCACCTTATCTCCGGCGCCCATGATGTATGCCACATTATCCCCGGCTTTCCGCAAATCGATGTGAACCACTTTGGCACTTGCGTCACGGAAGACAGTTTGAAGTGGAATATGATCGTAATCAATGGTAATTTTTTCCTTTGTATAGGCTTCTTCCCCAATACGCACCATGGGCAACAGGAAATCTTCGTTCTGCTCTTCCGGAGGCGTTACCATGAAGGTAAAGGTCTGTTCTTCTCCTTTCTGAGTCATTTGAAGCGGATAATTCAGCGGCTCCACCTTCCATTCTTTTCCATAACATAATTCTACCGTACCCTGGATATCGTTTTTACCTGCTTTGACGGTTACCTGTACCTTTTGGGGTTCATGCCCTCCAAAAATATACACTTCTTCATTCAGTTCGGCCGAAACGGGAGGCGTGATCTCAAATGGATTAAACACCTCGCCGGCTACGGGATCTCTAAATTTATAAACCACCGTTTCTTCAAATTCCAATGGGATACCATTAATCTTCAACACGTAAGCCATTTTAAAATTATGCGGTGTTTCCGGGAGTCCCCGCAACAGCTGGTCAGTCACCTTATAACGACCTAACGGTCCTTTTTCATTGAGCCAGTATGGATTGGTAAGCGGTATATCCAGCGGCAACGTGACGGTCTTTTCGAGTTTATTCTCTTTGTTATTTTCAAGCTTACGGTTGGCTTCCACTTCCGCATTCATTGGCAAAAAGGAAACAGATTCAAGCGTCACCTCAATCGGAGAACGATTGGTAAACTCCATGTTCACTTTCACCTCCTGACCCGGAGTAGCAGATTGTTCGCTGGTCACTGCCTCCACATAAAGTGCCAGACACGCCTTGATCACCTCCCGAATATCGTCGAGTTTTACCTTCTTCCAATAACTGTCGGGCAAAGCCTGGATGAGTGTTGCGGCTTTCACCAGTTGAGGAACGCTTTCATAAGGCTTGTCAAATTTAAAATCAGCCTCCACTCTGGCCAGTATCTCGCCTATCGGTCCGCCGTTTTTTAAACGGGTCCAGGTGGTATTGATGCCTTCGAAAAGGTCATTTCCTTTGGGCATGGCCCCTTTGAGCAACTCCAAATATTCATCTTCGGAACCCCGGTTTCCTGTATTTCCCATGCCCTGGCATTTATGCTGGCTACGGCTCAACGCAGCAATTTCATTATTGGATTTACCCAATATTGGGTAATAAACTCCGACATCCATGGAGATCAGGTTGGACTTATCCGATTTGTCAAAATTTTCCCGGCTGCCATAAAACCACCAGGAGGTATTCATAAAGATCCGGGTGGGTTGCCAGGCATTGATATAATTCAACTGTTCTGGGAAGGCGGTCGGATCTCCGGCAGCAGAAAATGCTTCCAGCCCGATGATGGCGGAAGCCGTATGATGTCCGTGAGTCGTCCCTGGCGTCCTGTGGTCAAATCGGTTGATAATGATATCCGGTTGCAGATTCCGTATGTTCCAGACGGCATCAGACAGGATTTCCTTTTTACCCCAGATATTAAAGGTTTCGTCCGGGTCTTTGGAATAGCCAAAATCATTGGCCCGGGTAAATCGCTGGTTCCCGCCATCGATCCTTCTGGCGGCAAGCAGTTCCTGGGTACGAAGCAACCCCAGCAGTTCTTCGATCTCCGTTCCGATCAGGTTTTGGCCCCCGTCCCCACGTGTCAGGGACATGTAAGTGGTTTCCGCCTTTCTGTAATTGACAAGCCAGGAGATCAACCGTGTATTTTCATCATCCGGATGCGCCGCGACGTAAAGTGCCGAGCCCAGGAAATTGAGTTTCTGAATGTCTGCATAAATTTCCGCTGAAGTCAATTTTTCAGGCATCTGGGCCTGGAGGTTCAGCAAAGCAGTAAATACGAAGAGTAAAGTTAAAAAGAAGGGTGTTCTGGTCATGTTAAACAAGTTTTTTAAGCATGCCTCCGGTCTGAAAACCGCTGGCCGTAATTAGTTACAAGGATTGAATAATTGGAAATCCAATCGCTGAATTTGTAATTTTAAACCTGCCTGACGACATCAGGAGGCAGGTTCGTAATTGAGTAAACAAGGTAAGGAAAGATTTGGTTTCCGGATTAGGACTTGCTTTTTTTTAACATCACTCTTTCAAATTTCATTTCAAAGAACAACTCTTTCCCCAATACGCCGGACTTCGCAGGAAAAATATTATATTAGCAGCAAGGAAGCCCACTGAGTTCCACAAATCAAAAAATCATGATCCACCGGGAAAAACTGCTGCAGTCCTTCATGAATCGCGAGAGCAAACACCGCGATATTTATCACGATATGATGCCATTTAAGGTGAAGGAAATCCTGCTGGTGGCCAATCTTTACGATGCTTTTTTTATCGAGCAGGAAGGGCGTTTTTCCGAGATCATGCTGTACGATTACGGGAGCATGAACCTTTCTTCCTTCCCCAGGATCACCGGGGTATCTACCAGGGAGGAGGCCTTTGAGCAGCTGGAAGAAAAAAATATCGACATGGTCATTCTCATGGTGGGACTGAACATGATGCGTTCCTTGGACATCAGCAAAAAGATAAAAGAGGCTTTCCCTGGCATGCCGGTTTTTGTTTTGCTCAACAACAATCAAAATGTAACCCTTTTTCAGCAATACCAAAAGAAAAATGTGTTCGATCAGTTGTTTGTCTGGAACGGTGAATCCCGGATTTTCTTCGCCATGATCAAATACCTGGAAGACCTTAAAAATGCCAAAAACGACACCTCCATTGCCGCGGTCCGGCAAATCCTGATTGTCGAGGATTCTCCGGTTTTTTATTCCTCCTTCCTCACGCATCTTTACCGGATCATCTATAAACAAACCAATGAAATCATTAACGATGTCAGTACGGATAACCTTTACAAGGTTCTGAAACTACGGGCAAGACCCAAGATTCTCCTGGCTTCCAACTTCGAAGATGCCATGGCGCTTTTCCATGAATACAAAGATTATATCTTTTGCCTGATCACGGATGTTCAGTACGAAAAAGAGGGCAAGATGAACAAGGATGCCGGTTTCGAACTGATTGATGCCATTACCAAAGAAAAACCGGATATTCCAACCATCGTACTTTCACAGGATGAAAGCAAAGGGGTGATCGCCCGGGAAAGAGGGATTTCCTTTATTGATAAGAATGCCCAGAATTTATATAAAGATCTGAAACATGTTGTCACACAAAAGATCGGTTTCGGCGCTTTTATTTTTAGAAACAGGGACGAAAATGAAATTGCCCGGGCCCGGAATATCAAAGAATTTGAAGAGTGCCTCAATAGCGTACCCGATGAATCGATTTTGTTTCATGGCGAAAAGGATCATTTTTCACTCTGGCTCATGGCGCGTGCGGAGATACAACTAGCGACAGTGCTGGTTGGAAAAAAAGCGAGTGAGTTTAAAAATGCGCATGAAATCAGGGAATATTTATTGAATTCAATAAGGTCTTACCGGGATGAACAACCTTCGGGCAAGGTAGTCCCCTTTGATGTGGAGGCCTGTAAAACGGAAGAAAATATTGTCACCCTCGTGGCCGGGTCTTATGGGGGCAAGGGCCGTGGACTGGCCTTCGTACATTCGCTTAAAGACAAATTTGTTTTCGAACGAGCCGTGGAAGGAATAAAAATACGGATTCCCAAAACATCTGTTATCGGCACCGATGAATTCGAGTCTTTCCTGGAACGCAACAATTTCATCTCTTTCAAAGAAAACCCTCCGGCATACGAAGAAGTCAAAAGGTTGTTCCTGGAGGCCCAGCTTTCCGATCCATTGAACAGCCGGCTCAGTATTCTGCTCGATCACTACATTAAACCGATGGCCATCCGGTCTTCCGGAACTTTTGAGGACAGTTTTTCCCAGCCTTTTGCCGGCATTTTCGAAACTTACATTTTACCGAATAACGCTCCCCAAAAAGCTGTACGTCTCAAGCAACTCCAGGATGCCATTAAGCTGGTTTTTGCTTCCGTATTTTCAGAAAAAGCCATCAATTACACCCTGGCACTGGATCAAAAACTCGGAGAAGAAAAGATGGCCATTGTCATCCAGGAGCTGGTCGGCAATGAATTCGACGGGTATTATTACCCGCATATCAGTGGCGTGGGGCAGTCCTATAATTTCTATCCCTTTGCGCATATGAAACCCGAAGAAGGTTTTGTGACGGCGGCCGTTGGGTTGGGGATTTACGTGGTGGAAGGAGAAGCGGCGTTCAGGTTTTCACCCAAATATCCAAAAACGCAATTCCTTTCTCTGGAGGATCAGGTGAAATATACCCAAACCTATTTTTACGCCGTTGACCTGAACAAAGAAAACCTAAACCTTGCCGAAGGCTCTATGAGCAGTCTTAAAAAGGTAGATATCTTTGAAGCCCGGGATCACGGTTCACTGGCGCATTGCGTATCGGTGTACGACAACAACAACAAAGCCATTTATCCGGGCCTCAAACATTTTGGGCCCATTGTCGTCAATTTTGCTTCCATCCTGAAATATGAATATGTGGCTTTGGCCAAAACCATTGAGATCATCCTGGGGCTCATTAAGGATGCCTTTGGCTCACCGGTAGAGATCGAATTTGCCGTCGATCTGAACAAGGACGCTGACGGGGATGCTTCGTTTTATATCCTCCAGGTAAAACCCATCATCCGGGCCGCAGAAACTTATAGTTTCAATTTCGATAAAATTCCCAAAGAAGATACTTTCCTTTTTGCGAACAGGGGAATGGGGAACGGAATTATTGAAGATCTTTCGGATTTTGTCTTTATCAAAAATGATGTTTTTGACAAAATAAGGACAGAGGAAATGGCCGAAGAAATTGCCCTCATAAACAAAAAACTGGTAAAGGAAGATCGGAAGTATATCCTCATCGGTCCCGGCCGATGGGGAACCCGCGACCGGTTTATCGGCATCCCGGTCAACTGGCCGCAAATCTCCAATGCAAAAGTCATCGTGGAAACCGAGCTCGAAGGTTTCCCGCTGGATGCCTCGTACGGCTCCCACTTTTTTCACAACCTGACGACCCTCAACATTGCCTACTTCTCTATCTCCCACAAACACGACAGCGATTTCATCCATTACTCCCTGCTGGAGGAAGGGGAACTGGTGGAAGAAACCACTTTTTTCAAACACGTCAGGTTTAATGACCCGGTATTGGTCAAGATCGACGGAAGAAAACGTATGGCGGTGATTCATAGGGAAAGGGGAAAGGGAAAAGGCTAAAGATT carries:
- a CDS encoding zinc-binding dehydrogenase, with amino-acid sequence MKAFFLVKNGSPEVAFELRDLKLPKPGNLEVSIEVEGFGLNFADVTARLGLYRDCPPLPAVVGYEVVGRITETGADVKNVKTGDRVIAFTRFGGYATHVVTDARGVAKIGEEYPVGKALALGVQYTTAYFSAEIASSVYPGEKVLIQAAAGGVGTALVQLCKTKGCKIYGTAGSDEKLEYLKLHGVDVPINYRTHDFSQVIDEKIDVVYDSIGGSTFKKGFKLLGEGGRMVSYGAASQLEASNFFGKVKFGLSFGFYHPVQFIMNSKSLIGVNMLRIADHKKDLLQYAMEQVAQLAAEGKIDPHVGGLYSADQLNEAHSALENRLTMGKIGVVW
- a CDS encoding ATP-binding protein, with protein sequence MLADDHKDEQLQNTFYDDSSKLLILKSSIIYGSNASGKSNFMKAIQTFRMMILTSANNSPGDFFEKYEPFTFSFEFNKAPVQFEADFLIEEIKYTYSFSFSESRVEQENLYYYPQKRKALLFSRDHQDFVFGDHLKGHKSVVAELTTENQLFLSKGAQNNIPQLKSLYSFVNHDFMAIPFLDSWVDNYYSDRIAKELLNDNNDVFIQNFKILLQSFDTGIIDFSVKESELPWEKYEIFAVHDNFDENDNNIGFSAMPLAEESTGTQKLFVLGGLVLRALMNGRTILFDEFERSLHPIISQYIIQLFNNPEVNTKNAQLILATHDTNLLGKENNLRRDQIWIVEKDEKGRSELFSVSDIEGIRKDTPFEKWYLSGRFGGIPGIESLNFKLNFQNNFSKIND
- a CDS encoding RloB domain-containing protein codes for the protein MPRSKRKKRKLIPRILIMCEGETERNYFQAIKEDKQFKRKLSALVPYVVKSKHPTPETVVQEALKKATEEKMQGNDFEKVWVVFDHDNSPKRKIAYNEALKNNFDIAFSAISFEVWFLIHFLKTSKSFKNSKEVVGSLKKYYPEYKKASNNDFAFLKKYLQTAFKNAEWLRIQNSASPHPTDRTMWVDVDILVLELIT
- a CDS encoding M48 family metallopeptidase — translated: MEFKTLHNLAPGEYEHPLDKKALDALQTTRGIDTVVRKFHEHGIEKIFTIQITGSNIQVTPESFPGLFDIFEKVCEVMYLTMKPEVYIYRSDDQLQGFTTGMEHPIVSLSNGSVECFSEEEMMFIIGREIGHIKSKHILYYEIGAVLPLLSDVFSGVTLGLSSLISMGLQIALMNWKRMAEYTADRAGLLACQNVDAATSALTKIAGLPATHYGTFNPNHFAKQARQFKGFDTGNYNKAIKYISLMFGEQQWVIDRAKELYKWVDSGDYQRVVDRKTEFKYMVPKTLVCYNCGSKISENDISCDGCGILL
- a CDS encoding M23 family metallopeptidase; the protein is MSELTSLQTLLVEQRLSESHLKYRPLQEELLDHLCCAAEENMAMGMAFPEAMEAAFRHFGEGEFETIERQTLLTIKNKYLIMKKLPVLTLIALLFSISVSQAIQNDPPSIAPLKGDFKVTSDYGMRVHPFSKEKKLHRGIDIKAPIGTAIVATSAGVIVFAETDGLNGLKVVIKHDEEFQTAYCHLSKIDVKNGQKINKGDIIGAVGNTGASTAPHLHYEVLKNGEYVDPAEFMKP
- a CDS encoding helix-turn-helix transcriptional regulator gives rise to the protein MQSKELLKGTLQTIVLKLLAENGRMYGYEITRHVRELTDGELELTEGALYPTLHKLEAEGFLVTEKESIGKRVRKYYSLTPSGAQVSNIKVQEFAEFVKMMQLILSPKKISPITG
- a CDS encoding PIG-L family deacetylase, encoding MTRTPFFLTLLFVFTALLNLQAQMPEKLTSAEIYADIQKLNFLGSALYVAAHPDDENTRLISWLVNYRKAETTYMSLTRGDGGQNLIGTEIEELLGLLRTQELLAARRIDGGNQRFTRANDFGYSKDPDETFNIWGKKEILSDAVWNIRNLQPDIIINRFDHRTPGTTHGHHTASAIIGLEAFSAAGDPTAFPEQLNYINAWQPTRIFMNTSWWFYGSRENFDKSDKSNLISMDVGVYYPILGKSNNEIAALSRSQHKCQGMGNTGNRGSEDEYLELLKGAMPKGNDLFEGINTTWTRLKNGGPIGEILARVEADFKFDKPYESVPQLVKAATLIQALPDSYWKKVKLDDIREVIKACLALYVEAVTSEQSATPGQEVKVNMEFTNRSPIEVTLESVSFLPMNAEVEANRKLENNKENKLEKTVTLPLDIPLTNPYWLNEKGPLGRYKVTDQLLRGLPETPHNFKMAYVLKINGIPLEFEETVVYKFRDPVAGEVFNPFEITPPVSAELNEEVYIFGGHEPQKVQVTVKAGKNDIQGTVELCYGKEWKVEPLNYPLQMTQKGEEQTFTFMVTPPEEQNEDFLLPMVRIGEEAYTKEKITIDYDHIPLQTVFRDASAKVVHIDLRKAGDNVAYIMGAGDKVPTALHQIGYNVTMLEDGDITPENLKKFDAVIVGIRAYNTNDRIKFQNPKLLEYVKNGGTLIVQYNTSRGTNVPSNEMGPYPFELSRDRVTVEDAEMRLLAPQHEVLNFPNKITTDDFKGWIQEHGLYYPDKWDEKYTAILSSNDPGEDPKDGGLLVAKYGEGYYIYTGLSFFRELPAGVPGAFRLFANMISIGKQTRP
- a CDS encoding pyruvate, phosphate dikinase, giving the protein MIHREKLLQSFMNRESKHRDIYHDMMPFKVKEILLVANLYDAFFIEQEGRFSEIMLYDYGSMNLSSFPRITGVSTREEAFEQLEEKNIDMVILMVGLNMMRSLDISKKIKEAFPGMPVFVLLNNNQNVTLFQQYQKKNVFDQLFVWNGESRIFFAMIKYLEDLKNAKNDTSIAAVRQILIVEDSPVFYSSFLTHLYRIIYKQTNEIINDVSTDNLYKVLKLRARPKILLASNFEDAMALFHEYKDYIFCLITDVQYEKEGKMNKDAGFELIDAITKEKPDIPTIVLSQDESKGVIARERGISFIDKNAQNLYKDLKHVVTQKIGFGAFIFRNRDENEIARARNIKEFEECLNSVPDESILFHGEKDHFSLWLMARAEIQLATVLVGKKASEFKNAHEIREYLLNSIRSYRDEQPSGKVVPFDVEACKTEENIVTLVAGSYGGKGRGLAFVHSLKDKFVFERAVEGIKIRIPKTSVIGTDEFESFLERNNFISFKENPPAYEEVKRLFLEAQLSDPLNSRLSILLDHYIKPMAIRSSGTFEDSFSQPFAGIFETYILPNNAPQKAVRLKQLQDAIKLVFASVFSEKAINYTLALDQKLGEEKMAIVIQELVGNEFDGYYYPHISGVGQSYNFYPFAHMKPEEGFVTAAVGLGIYVVEGEAAFRFSPKYPKTQFLSLEDQVKYTQTYFYAVDLNKENLNLAEGSMSSLKKVDIFEARDHGSLAHCVSVYDNNNKAIYPGLKHFGPIVVNFASILKYEYVALAKTIEIILGLIKDAFGSPVEIEFAVDLNKDADGDASFYILQVKPIIRAAETYSFNFDKIPKEDTFLFANRGMGNGIIEDLSDFVFIKNDVFDKIRTEEMAEEIALINKKLVKEDRKYILIGPGRWGTRDRFIGIPVNWPQISNAKVIVETELEGFPLDASYGSHFFHNLTTLNIAYFSISHKHDSDFIHYSLLEEGELVEETTFFKHVRFNDPVLVKIDGRKRMAVIHRERGKGKG